ATTAGAAACTGTCTCGCTTTGATTACTTTGAGATTTTATATATCCTATATCTTTTGCAATACTGGCATCTCCTTCATAACCTTCAACTTTTGTATTATCAGCAATTGTGATAATACCTTTTTTTACAGATATTTGAGATATCATCCCAGCATTAGTTCCCCACCAAATAGAATATCTATTATAACTAGGATTGGCACCTCCTCCTGTAAGCTCAGGGGATTCAATTTGGGGTACTACTATCTCTTTTATTTTTGGTATATCCGGTTGAGCTATAAGTCTAGGGTTGAATCCACCAGGCACAGACGGAGCCTCTACAGTTGGTGCATTAACTTTTACTGGCTCAACTACTTTAGGCTCATTTATTTTTATATTGATTGCTTTAATTTCTGCTACATTTACAGGTGTCAAACTTGAAATATCACTTGGTTTATCCACATGGACACTTGGTATATTAGGTGTTACAGTCTTTACCAGTTGTGGATTTTTAACATTTGGAGTTTCAATCTCTATTACTGGCTCTAAAGGAGGATTAAAACTTACCAATGAAACCTCTTTTTTAATTATGTTTGGTACAGATAACTGTTTTTCATCAACACTTTTTGGTTTTATGTTAGCTCCAAAATCAATACTATCTGTAAATTCTATCCTATTTTTTATGACTCCATTACTTCCATAATATGTTCCATCGTATATAGTATCCCATTTGTTTAATGATTGTGGAATATTTGATGTATATTCGCTAGAATTAAAATTTGCTTTTGTTCTATTTTTATTCTCTGTTCTTTTGTTCCAAATTCCATTGAAAAACACTTGGTAAGAAGAATCTAATGACTTTATCCAAAAGGCTCCTCTTCTTAACAATTTTTCAATTTCTAGATTTAAGTTATCTATCTCACTTTTATTTTCTTTTATTATTTTTTCAACATGTTCTTTTTCAATTGAAACCTTAGCTGCTAATTCTTCTCTTGTAGGTATAGCTTCACTTATCTCTGCTGAATATCCTATCGCTCCTGTGATTAGAAAACTTACCAAAAGTGATGTTGAATAAGTTATTCTAGATGATTTTTTCACAAATCGTTTTAATATTTTTTGACTTTCATTTAAATATTTATTCCCCATTTTTCCTCCCTTGTAATAGTTTGATATTTTATTTATTTAAATGTATATTATAACTAACACTATTTATCCACAATAGAATCATTATTTAGTTGTATTATACCTCTTTTTCTAAACTTTTCAAACAATAAATTATAAAATATAATGTGACACAAAAATATAAAGCCCATAACTATTTCATGTGACATGTTAATAACCACAAAAATGATATGATAATAATAAAAAGGTATGTAATGAACCCTTTTTCTTAGACACATATTTTACTTATTAACTGACAAGGATTGATTCCTGTATTTTGCAGGACTTAATCCTTTTAATTTTTCCTTAGTTCTTCTGTTATTATAATAATCTATATACTCTTCTATCGCTAATTTTAATTCTTTTATATTCCTATAATTATTTTTTGTCCATAAAATATTTCTTTGATTTTATCAATGATATCTTTATTTTTTAAATCAGTATCCTGCTTATTCAGATAAAAATAGTATGTAGCTCTTGCTATACCAGATATTAAAAGTAATATTTTTAAAGGATATTTAGCTCTAAGTTCAGTTATTACTCTGACTTTTTGTTCTTTGCTAACTCTTCTTCCTGAACAAGAGCATTCAACTTTTTTAAATACTCATTTTCTGCTTCTAAATACAAAATTTTATTTTCTAATTCTTTAATTTTATCTTCTTTAGTTAGTGTTTTCTTAGTTTTTTTTATTTTAGTCATAGTTTTAGCCTTTCTTCCTCTTTTCTTTTCTATGACATTATAGCAGTTTTCTTTGTATTTTTTAATCCAATTTATTAACTGTCCATCTGAACTAAGCCCAACATCAAGCGCTACTGACAAAATAGCCTCATTATTCAATAAAACCCTATTAATTGTAGATTCTTTAAATTCCTTAGAATAATGGTTATTTTTGCCTTGTCTAAGAATACCATATCCATGTTTTTTTAGAAGTCTAACTAAATACTCCAATCTATGAAAATTTACCTTAAATTCTCGACCTAACTTTCTTAAAGATTCACCTTTTAATTTTCTTTCATAAATTTCAATTTTTTGTTCATTTGTTAATTTAGCCATAAAAAAATTACACCTTCCATCTTAGTCGTCTAAGATTTTGGGTGCAGTATAGAAAAGAAACTTACCATTATATGAGAACTGAGCCAAAAACATTGAAAAAATATAAAGAATTTGTTACCAATACTCTTCTAACGACATACAATAATGGAATGATAGAAGGACCTAATAATTTAATAAAGAGTGTTAAAACATTTTCTTGTAGATATTATTGCTTTTCTAACTTCAGAAAACGTATTATGATAATTAGAGGATTAATAGATTTTAATACATACAATATTTAAAGTTTGATTCTCTTCAGATTTTTTATAATAATAAAATTTAAATATTAATGAAAGTAAAAAGTGATTTAATAGAGAAAGATTTTGACGACTCGGTTAAACCCGAATCATCAAAATCTTATGAATTTTTACCTTATTTTGGTTCAGCAATACTATTTGACAAAGAACCTTAATCTTTTACTATTTACAGAAAAAGTTTCACATACTCACTACTTGAAGATAGTTTGATTATCTACTATTTTATCTTTGATATTGCATCATTTACAGCATCTATAAATCCTTCAGATGTGTATGAAGCTCCAGAAACTATATCAAGACTGTCAACGTCATGAGTTTCTTTTAACTTAGCAATAAGTTCTTCTATTGCTGGAGTTGCTACTGCATCAGTATCTCCATGTTCGTATTTAACATCAAGTATTTTTACTTTTCCATTTTCTTTTTTAGCAGCGATTTGCACTTTTATAGTATCAGCAAATCCATCTCCTTCACCTTCATATATCTCAGGAGCATTTATTTTTTCCATAACAAATGCAACCAATCCAACTACGATAAACGCAATTACGCAATACTTTCTTATTTTTTCTACGTTCAATTTTTCCTTGCTATCTTGATTCAGATAGCTCTACCTCCTTGTTTTTATTATATAAAATTGAAATATTATTTTTATAATGTAACATCCTCTATATCACCATATGTAAGGTACATATCGTCAGTTTCATTGACACTTGCACTATATTCACAGTCAAGTCTTATATTTTCCTTTAGAGGAACTCTCTTTATCTTAAACTCTTTTGACTTTTTAATATTCTTTTCAAAATCATCATCAGACAGCATAAAAGGCTCTCCAAATACCTCATCCTTTTCTAAAAGAGCTCCACAGTGCTCACAGTGGTTGGCAAAAACCTTTCCAGATATCTCTGAAATTCCTGTTTTCACTGGATAGTTCTCCTTTAGGTATTTTAGCATAAATGGAGGAATCTCCTTCTCATTTTCAATCCAGGTGATATACATATTCTGCTCACCATCAAATCCTGACATCTCATTGATGTACACAGGCTTTGTCTTTTCATCATCACCATATATGGCAAATATCTCTACGAATTTTTCTATTCCAAGGCCTATTATACCAGTCTCCTGATTACAGTTTTTACATGTTTTGGTACCTTGGATAATATAAATATAGTCACACACTATTGTAGTAACATCTTTTTTCTCTCTGATTATCCATTTGGCAAAATTGATATATTTTTCAGGGTCTGCATCTGTATACCATAGCTTCCTTCTCTTATCAAATTTTGCTCCAAGTTTCTTTGCTGTTTCCTCATCAGAAGATGATACGTCTAAATACAGTTTCTTATTCATACTTTCCCCACCTTTACAGGTCCCAGACCTTAAAAAATTCCACGATAAAATAACCATATATATCTTAATATTACTTCTTAATGAAAATGTGAACATTTTTTATAATTATAACATATTTTTTCCCATTGACAACAATTTATTTACGAATTTAGTTCTGATTTAATTCCTGTTCCAAATAGTACTCTATTTTTCTGATATCCAGATATGTATCTATATCTACAGAGTATCTTTCCTCAATTATGTAAGAAAGACGACCATCATTTAGACTTGTATTTAATCCGAAATCCTTATCAAGCTTCTGAATATAGATTGCTCCATCTACTCTATAGAATTTTGGAAAGTCCTGTCTTCTCATTGTACTATTGACATTTAGAAGGTTGTGAACTGTACCATCTTCATTGATTGTTCTCATAAGTACAGGGTTTTCATCTACCTCAGTAACACTTACAAGGGATTTTTCATTACTTGCAAATAGCTTTTCAATGGCCTCATCTATATGCCATGGCTTTCTAAGTGGCACTGTATTTTGAAGAAGTACAAGATAGTCATACTCCTCTCCATGTTCCTTTAACCAGTTTATTGCATGAACTACAGCATCTATGGTCTTTGATGTATCAAGAGCAAGTTCAGGTGGTCTCATAAATGGTACATCTCCACCACATTTTACTGCTACATCCTTTATTTTTATATCATCAGTAGAAATAATGGTTCTATCTAAGTATTTAGAACCTTTTGCACACTCAATAGAGTACTGGATAAGAGGTTTTCCATATATCTCTATTATATTTTTAGAAGGTATACCCTTACTCCCACCTCTTGCTGGGATAAGACCTAATATTTTTTTCCCTTTATACATTTTAAATCACCTTCAAAATTTATTTCTTCCTTAATCTATTATACAACATTTTTCCAAATAACAGGGTATTATATGACTTTAGTTGTATCATTGCATGCTCTCTATACTCTGGTATAAAGAAATCTATAACAAACAGTGCTATTATCTGAGTTAAAAGTGTAGCTATTGCAGCACCATTTACACCATATTTCTGAATGAGTACCATATTTAACACTATATTTATTAAAAGTCCTAAAAAAGACTTATAAAAGCTCTTTTTTGTAATATTTCTAATTGTCATATGCCCTGTTTGAAGTGATGCATTTGCCTTGACAAGTATTGAAAAAGCAAGTATTGAGTACACCATAATTGCTCCGTTATACTCAGGTGCATAGACATATTTAAATAGTATCTTTACTACTGCTATTGAAAGCAGGGTAGCAAACAGGTAAAACTGTGTCACTCCACTATTTATAAAAAGATAAAACTTCCTGTATTTTGCCATATCCTCTCTATGAAGCTCCAGCATCTTGGGAAATATGGAGTTCTGCACAGGACCAATAAGTATAGATAGTATTATAGATAGCTGTACCCCTATTGTGTACACTCCTACCTGGGCAACTCCTAAATACTGCTCTATCATAAGCTTATCTATCTGGGTATATACAAGAAATGAGATAAAGGTAATCCATAAAAACTTGCTCTCATCTATCATTTTAAATATCAGAGACTTATCAAATCTTTCCTTTTTCTTCTGAGTTTCAGATACTTTGCTTAAGTAATCTTTTCTGTACTGATACTTTAAAAGGCACATCCTTATAAAGTTACCAATACATCTTATAGCTGGAATCATAATTATTCCAATATGAAGATATATACAGAGATACTGGAGTGAATATGAAAGTATCTTCACTATATTATTGGATATAACTATCCTTTTAGACTCAAGCTTAAACTCAAAGAAGTTCTCTATTCCAGATGTAGATGTAACCAGAATATTATCAAATGCCATAAGAACCAGCATATAGAATAGAAGGCTATCCATAGGAACAAATATCTGAATAGCTATTGGTACAAAAAATAGAACAATTGCAAGGGTGTTACGAAACAGATTTACATTGTATACAACCCTGTCAAAGCTCTCATCAGTATAGAATTTTTTAATTACCCTTCCATTGATAAGTTCGAAAAATATTGCTGAAAAGGCTATCAGTGACGCAGCATAATTATACTTACCATATAGTGTTGCACCATAAAAATTGGCAACCTTTATACCTACTACAAACTGCAGAAAAAGTATAAAAAAGCTGTCAAACATAAGCCAACCAATGTTTTTACCTATCTTTTTTCCATCTTTCATATATCCCTCTATAGAAAACTATTCCTTTTCATTATATTATCACAGCTCCCAAATCTGGCTAGAAGCTTAGGATCCACTTCACTTCCATAAAAATCAATTACAACATCTTTACCAAGTCCAAATACTGCAGTTGAAAAAAGAGTCACAGCCCTTGTCATCCTAACTCCCATCACTGTTAAAAGCTCAATTGGGTATCTCTCCTTCATTACATAGCAGTGTGGAAAATACTTTCCATAGTCAGTTTTTTCCCTTGGATGCCCTTTTATAATAAGAGACTGTCCTTTGTATTTTTCAATTATCTTTCCATATAGAGCTATTTTCTCCTCTTCACTTAACACTCCATCCTCAGATAATGGCTGAGTAAATAGCATTACAGTTTCATCATGGACCTTATCTAAGATTTCACCATTAAATCCAAATACATTTTTAATAAGGTCCTGCTCTTTTAAAGATTTTTTATCCCACAGAGCTTTAAGGTCCAATACCTCTGCCTTGAATTCTAATCCTTTAGGTATCTCTTTACACAGATCCTTTGTAAGATATACCTTTTTAATAAGATCTCCATATCCCATAAAGACTCTTCTCTCTCCAAGTCCATATAGGGAAAGTATGGTATTCTGGATAAATCTTTTCCACTTGGATTCTACAACCTTGTAAGGCATATAGTTTAGAAGTCCCTCTTCAATTATATTTATCTTCTCCCTGTAAAATACCCTTTTTCCAAGTTCCAGATTATCCATTCCATATAGCTCTATATCATCACCTGCTATACCTTTTAGCATATCTTTATACTCATTTCTTAAAGATTTTATGTACCCTGACATCTTAAATCTGTTTAAGAAGCTGTATTTTGAATACATCCTGCTATTTTTAAGTATTATCTTATCCCCTGGTAAATTTTTGACCTTATCCTCTTTATTTTCATATGTTACATAGGTAATCTCATCCACTTCTAAGTTAACAAGTAATAGAAATATAAAGAGGACTCGATCCATATCATATAGAAAAACTCTTTTCATTATTTTCTCCTTTAAAAAAAGAGGAGGTTTACTACCTACTCAATCACTATTTAGAATATCTTTTCTTGTAATCTTTTTTGAACTCACTTGCAAATGCCAAGAATATTCCAAAGCATCCACCTAATACTAAACCAACAACTAGATACATATATAATGGTTTTCCAGTAGTTGTAGTAATAACTGGTGAACTGATTGATATCATGTTTGAGTAAGTTACACGAGTATATTCATCATTTAACTGATTTACTTCATCTATTATCTTATTAAGTTTATTTACTAAAATATCAAGTTTTTCATTTATAGCTTTCTGCTGTTCTTCAGTTGGATATGTTAATGTAAGTTTGCTCTCTTCTGTAAGTCTTGATATTGTGCTTTCTTTAGCAATTATCTCTTTATTTAAAGCAAAATACTCATCAAGCATTTTTCCATAGTATGCATCACCTTGAGTTACTTTCTTATCAAGCTCTCCAACATTTGCAAGTACAAAGCTCTTTTCACTAGGTTTGTACTCATCTATCATTGATTTTAGTACTGCTGCTTGAGATTTAAGTGCATCTCTTTGCATTTTTAGTACTTGAATATCAGATTTAAATCTTAAATCTCTTGTTTTACTGTCAAGACTTAACTGATGTACTGTATAGTATGAATAGTAGTCTTGAAGCTCTATTTTTTCAAGACTTGCTATATTTTGCATAATCTTATCAAATGAGAATCCTGATTTATTTGATATGAACTTCTTCTCTTCTCTATCTGCAATCAAAACCTTTAAAGCTTCTATCTTATCATCTATAAGCTGATAAACAACTGGATAATCATAATCTTTCTTTATGCTTATAGGATCAATTACATAATTAGGTCTATATTTATTTAAAAAACTCTCAAGTGCATCATTAGCTAATGCTCCAACTACCTTAGTGTTTTCTTTCGAATTTATCTGGAAGTCTATAGGAGTATACTCATACTTTTCTCCTCTGTTAGCTGCATCTTTTATTCTCTTTTGAATATAATCTGGTACCATCCATACCAACTGATTATTCTTTACAAACTCTTTAAAATCTTTACTTTTTATCTGATCTTTATACTCTTCATATACTGATTGAAATGCCTCTAATGGCAATATAGAATCTGATGTAAGAATTCCACCATCAGGTGTTAATCCTTTTTCTCTTCCTGGATAGTCTAAAGTCAGTACTGCTGTAGTTACAGCTTTACTTTTATTGTAAAAATATCCCCCAAATAGTGATACAACCATAAATATAATTGTAGTTATTACAATTAACCCCTTATGTTGCATTACTGTTCTTACAAGATCCAATAGATCTATTTCGTCTTCCTCATAATATTTTCTTTCCTCTAACTGATTATTCATTCCATCCTCCACTAATAATTTATTCATAAAAATTATACTATTTAAGCCTATCTTTGTCAATTTTTAAAAGATAAATATAGGCAACTATAATAAAGATTAGGCAGATTCCAAGATAGATAAATGTCATTGGATTTTGCATTCCACCTACTATTATCATTAGAGACCCTAATATAGCTATTATAGGGATAATTACTCCTCTTGCTATACTTGGTACCTCTTTTGTAAAATACATCTTTATAACGCATATATATAGGATTATATACAAAATATAACTTGCTATTATAGGTATCTCTGACACATCAGAGTTAGGTATCATATTGTATTTTTGTGTCACGTAGTTAAGTATTATCCATAGAATGGCAAGTACAAATGATATCTTAGCTGAATATTTAGGTACATGGTGACCTGGTGCAATATATCCTACCTTCTCACTCATTGGAAACATATTTCTTATTGCTAGAGAATATGGCATTCTAAGTGAACCTAAAGTAAATCCATTTAAAGTACCAAGAACTGATATAATAATAAAGATTAAAAAGACTTTTGCTCCTGCATTACCAAATAGCATGGTAACTGCCCTATTTACATGAGCATCTCCAAGCCTTATGATCTCCTGAGGGCCCACTAATATAGATACTCCTACAAAATAGAATATATATGCTAAAAGAACAAATATTGGTCCCACTATCAATGCTATTGGAAGATTCTTTTTAGAATCTCTTATTTCATGAGAGATTGAAGTAGATACTACCCATCCATCATATGAAAATGCAATAGGTGCAAGTGCTGCAAGCCATGAAAAACTTCCATGTGCAGTAGCTGAACTTTGGATAAATTTAGGATCTCCATATATAAATCCTGCAGTAGATAGTACTGCAAGTAATAGTACCTTTGATATAGTAGAGAAGTTCTGGAAAAATCCTCCCATAACTGCTGAAAAATAGTTCATTGCAAAGCATACTAAAAATGCTATTGTCCCTATTATTGCCATATTTTCAAATGATGCTTCCCATCCAAATAGCATACACATATATACTCCAGCTACCCATGATACTACTGCTATAAGGGAAGGATAATAGATAAATACCTGGAACCATCCAAAACAACCTGCTGTCTTTCTTCCTACATACTCATCTGCATAAGTAATTAATCCTCCAGCTTTAGTAGTCTTAGAGGCCAGTACTGCAATAGTTAAAGATCCAAATATTATCCCAACTGCTGCAAGGCAAAATAGTGCCACTCCCTTTATAATACTTCCATTTGTATACACAAGGATATTATCACTTTTAAAGAATATCCCTGAACCGATAACTATTCCAACTATCATTGTAATAGCTGTAAATAGCCCATACTCTTTTTCATTTTTCATTAATTTATCTCCTAATTTCTAATTTATGAACATTTTTTTATTATACTAAAAAATAGATACAAAATAAAGAAAAATATAAAAGAGGCACAGAAAAAATTCTGTGCTCTCCTCTTTATACTATTAAAACTTTTTTCTATAAAACAAAAATCAAACTTCTGGTGTAAACAGATATAACTCTGTCATTCTGACGATAAATAATGAGGTCATTGTTCTTGTACATATACATAGTACTTCGACTTCTTTTAACTATCTTCGCTGCTTCCTTCATAGTAACCCACATTCCATATTTGTCAACCATTTCTTCCTGTAATTTCTGAGATGACTCTGAACTTTCAGCCAACTTCTTCATCAAGTATTCCTGAATTTCAGCTCTGTATTTCTCTTCATCCTTCGAATCTTTTTGTGCAGCCAATAACTTTTTCAATAATTCCTCATTTTCCTTTTTAGAATCTTCCATGTATCCCCCTCTTGATATTTTATGTACAGTACATTTGAACACCGTACTGTTTATATGTACATAGTACACCTTTAAGTGGGATTTGTAAAGAATTATTTTTATAAATATTGCAATAATTGAGATTTGTTTATATTAGTTAATTAAAAACAATAACTTGTTAAATGATATTTATCATTAATCTTTATAAAATTTTTCTATAACTTTACTAATTTCAAATGAAACTTTTCTATCAACACAATTATTAAAACTTTTTCCAGTATTAATATATCTTAAAAAAGAAACTAATTGAAACCTTATTCCTTCTCCATCTAATTTATAAAAATATCTCTTATTATCCAAAGGATTCTCATATCTTAATTCAAAATAATCAGTTTTCCACCAAGGAGCTGGTACATAAATATAACCTTTTGTTCCTGAAATTACTAAATTTCCTTCTGATTTAATTCCTCGTCCTACTTTAAAAGACGCTACAGCATCTCTGTATTTGAAATTTGCCTTTGTAAATAAATCAAATTTACTACCCTCTGAAATAAATTGACTATACAAATCTACCTGTTCATAATCAGTACCCAAAATATCAAAAATAGGTAACATTGCAGTTGGACCCCATGAAGTAATACTATTCCAAATATTCGATGATTTTAAATCTACTTTTTCTAAATCTAATAAACTTGTACATGTTGTATCAACTGATACTACTTTACCTATACGTCCACTTTTTGCAAGTAAAATTAGACGATTATATGCCATTGAATACGCTGTTTTTATCGCCTCCATAAGAACTAATTTTTTTTTGTCAGCAAGTTCAAACAACTCCTTTGTTTCTTCTAAAGTCAATGAAATTGGTGATTCACATAGTACATGTTTTCCTTTTAATAAAGCTTTCTTTATCTCTTGATAATGCGAAGATGGATGTGAAATGATATACACTGCATCACAAGTATCTAGAAATGTATCATAATCTTTTGTTATAACTTTAATATCTTTTTGTAATTCCTGCATTATTTCTAAATTGTTTGTACATAAAGATTTAACTTTTGCTCCATTAACATATAAAAATTCATCACAATATTTTTTTAAAATTCTGCTTTCACTATTTCCTACAAGTCCTATACTTAGTAATTGTTGTTCTGATCTTAATTTTGATGATGAAATTCCCTTAGTTCTTTCAAGATACTGAACTTTACAATATTCATTTAAATAATCAAAATGTCCTTTCCAATCAGAACCAACAGTAAAAATATCTACGCCATATCTTTTAATATCATCAATTTTTTGCCCTTCATACTCTTCTATAATAATCATGTCAGCTAATCCAGTAGCCTTTACGTTTGCAACTCTTTCCATTAAAGATTCTTGAACATTTATTTTTCCTCTCCCACGATCAAAATCATCTGAAGTTACTCCAACAATTAAATAATCTCCAAGTTTTTTAGCTCTTTCAAGTAATTTTATATGTCCATAATGTAACAAATCATATGTCCCATAAGTTATAACTTTAGTCATGCAATTCTCCTTTTTAAATTATTCCTCGATTTTGTAAGTCTTTAAATACTTCAAATAATCTATCATAATCTTTTATAGATAGGTCTCCTATATGACCAACTCTAAATATTTTGTCTTTTAGCTCTCCTCCATTGGGACATATCCAAATTCCATATTCATCTTTAAGTATTTCAAAGATATCACTCGCCTTTGCTGTTGTTGGGTGTAAAGATGTTACTGCATTAGACATAGATTCTGACACAAATTCAAATGGAAATGCCTGGATTTTTTGTCTAAAATACTTTGCAAGAGCTTCCACTTTCTTTATTTCGTTTTCAACTCCACCTTGAAGTTTAATCTCTCTCAAACGTCCATTTATTTGTAGTAATATTCCTACTGCTGGTGTAAATGGTGTTTGTCCTCTTTCACCATTTTTTAAAGCACTTTTTAAATCAAAATAAAAACTTTTTACTTTACTTTTTTCTATTCTCTCTAATGCCCTTGTTGACAAAACAATTATAGATATTCCCGGAGGGCAAGCAAGAGCTTTTTGAGATCCTGTTATCATTATATCTACCCCCAATTTAGACATGTTAAATTCATCTGCTAAAAAAGAGGAAATAGAATCTACAATTAAAAATAGATTGTTTCTTTTACAAAATTCACTAATCATCTCAATATCATAATATACACCTGTTGAAGTTTCATGAAGATTCACTAAAAATGCTGTATACCCTTTATGTTCAAATTTTTTTAAATCATTATAGACTAATTTTTTACCAGTTTCCAATTTTATTTCATCATATGGAATTTCATGTAATTTTAAAATATCTATAAAACGCTGTCCAAAGCTTCCTCCATTTATTACCAATACTTTATCTTTATCACTTAATGTATTTATAATTGATGCCTCCATTGCCCCCGTTCCAGAAGCAGTCATAAATACCGCTCTTGAGTTCTTAGGAGCCCTTGAAAATTCTAACATTAGTCTTTCATTTTCTTTCATAATTTCTGAAAATTCTGCAGTTCTAAAATATGGTACTTGTTCTGATCCTATTTTTCTAACAATATTATTTGATTGTACTGGTCCTACTGTCAAATTAAGCATTTTTATATTCTCCTTTTATCAAACTATAATCCAAATACATCTATATTTCTTTTTGCATCTAAAATTGCCTTAAATATATAAAAATCTATCGGTGTTGTTATTTTTATATTTTCGCTTGGTCCTTCAACTATATTTAAATTATTTCCATAGTAGTCCATTAAAGAAGCTGAATCTATGAACTCTTTCTTTTCTAATTTTGCCTTCTCATGACACTTTAAAATATCTCGCAAATAAAACGACTGAGGTGCTCTTGCTAAAAAACATTCATTCCGAGATAA
This genomic stretch from Fusobacterium sp. DD2 harbors:
- a CDS encoding DNA-binding protein is translated as MKKLLAAQKDSKDEEKYRAEIQEYLMKKLAESSESSQKLQEEMVDKYGMWVTMKEAAKIVKRSRSTMYMYKNNDLIIYRQNDRVISVYTRSLIFVL
- a CDS encoding aminotransferase class V-fold PLP-dependent enzyme codes for the protein MLNLTVGPVQSNNIVRKIGSEQVPYFRTAEFSEIMKENERLMLEFSRAPKNSRAVFMTASGTGAMEASIINTLSDKDKVLVINGGSFGQRFIDILKLHEIPYDEIKLETGKKLVYNDLKKFEHKGYTAFLVNLHETSTGVYYDIEMISEFCKRNNLFLIVDSISSFLADEFNMSKLGVDIMITGSQKALACPPGISIIVLSTRALERIEKSKVKSFYFDLKSALKNGERGQTPFTPAVGILLQINGRLREIKLQGGVENEIKKVEALAKYFRQKIQAFPFEFVSESMSNAVTSLHPTTAKASDIFEILKDEYGIWICPNGGELKDKIFRVGHIGDLSIKDYDRLFEVFKDLQNRGII
- a CDS encoding Gfo/Idh/MocA family oxidoreductase, with amino-acid sequence MTKVITYGTYDLLHYGHIKLLERAKKLGDYLIVGVTSDDFDRGRGKINVQESLMERVANVKATGLADMIIIEEYEGQKIDDIKRYGVDIFTVGSDWKGHFDYLNEYCKVQYLERTKGISSSKLRSEQQLLSIGLVGNSESRILKKYCDEFLYVNGAKVKSLCTNNLEIMQELQKDIKVITKDYDTFLDTCDAVYIISHPSSHYQEIKKALLKGKHVLCESPISLTLEETKELFELADKKKLVLMEAIKTAYSMAYNRLILLAKSGRIGKVVSVDTTCTSLLDLEKVDLKSSNIWNSITSWGPTAMLPIFDILGTDYEQVDLYSQFISEGSKFDLFTKANFKYRDAVASFKVGRGIKSEGNLVISGTKGYIYVPAPWWKTDYFELRYENPLDNKRYFYKLDGEGIRFQLVSFLRYINTGKSFNNCVDRKVSFEISKVIEKFYKD